Proteins from one Plasmodium gaboni strain SY75 chromosome 4, whole genome shotgun sequence genomic window:
- a CDS encoding hypothetical protein (conserved Plasmodium protein, unknown function) — translation MLDTIRKYIYFEILLLLFFLNYKINISIYVNIAVVTYLTALAVIYLIFKFRYGNYRIRGPINYNLKGKHVCIIGGSEGLGFSLAKRIIKEKPKTITLMSRNVDKLKDAKKLILSEMKKEKPNLNIKINIIRCDLSVKASIKEAFDNVLINNSLDKEEDEENYNIAYRTRSRMQKMERGDVDICDINDIDVLICNAAYVSTEENNKLQMYDLIYTINTNIYGNIDIISKAIIHMKRKKTGLILFINTEGALYPIYGYSFYLMSKSSMWVYTHILDQELKYYNIHIANAFLPSVETPGFIQENLKKPEVTRKIEQLTNTINSDYAADKIINKLKQGRKFITLRFNGYMLSILHSGYRNPESYFDYLIYVSFSNLFIFISSLYKLYIEYIIKKKFHSILYN, via the exons ATGCTTGATACtattagaaaatatatttactttgaaatattattacttcttttttttttaaactataaaattaatataagCATATATGTAAACATAGCAGTAGTAACATATTTAACAGCTTTAGctgttatttatttgatatttAAATTTCGATATGGAAATTATAGAATAAGAGGACCCATCAATTATAACTTGAAAGGAAAGCATGTGTGTATTATAG gTGGGTCGGAGGGACTCGGATTTTCTCTGGCCAAAAGGATAATAAAGGAAAAACCAAAAACCATCACACTTATGTCCAGAAATGTAGACAAACTAAAAGATGCCAAAAAACTTATCTTAAGTGAAATGAAAAAGGAAAAGCCAAATTTGAATATCaagataaatattataagatGTGATTTAAGTGTAAAGGCATCTATAAAAGAAGCTTTTGATAATGTGttaattaataatagtttagataaagaagaagatgaagaaaattataatattgCTTATCGTACAAGATCACGCATGCAAAAAATGGAAAGAGGTGATGTTGATATTTGTgatattaatgatatagATGTTCTTATATGTAATGCTGCATATGTAAGCAcagaagaaaataataaactTCAAATGTatgatttaatatatacaattaatacaaatatttatggtaatattgatattatatcaaaagctattattcatatgaaaagaaaaaaaacaggattaatattatttataaatactGAAGGAGCTTTATATCCTATATATGGttattctttttatctTATGAGTAAATCATCTATGTGGgtatatacacatatattaGATCAAGAActtaaatattataatatacatatagCTAATGCATTCTTACCATCTGTTGAAACCCCAGGATTTATACaagaaaatttaaaaaaaccAGAAGTTACCAGAAAAATTGAACAGTTAACAAATACAATTAATTCAGATTATGCAGCagataaaattattaataaattaaaacaaGGAAGAAAATTTATAACCTTACGATTTAATGGATATATGTTATCAATTCTACATTCAGGTTATAGAAATCCAGAATCTTATTTTGATTATCttatatatgtatcatTTAGTAATCTATTCATATTCATATCTTCCctttataaattatatattgagtatatcataaaaaaaaaattccACTCCattctttataattaa
- a CDS encoding putative peptide chain release factor 2, producing MMFFLLTLLFLYYNNLIYVDTINTSINIQKYANFIIPTFNNKRTTVVVERKAYLNTLSKNNFEVIQKKLEDIGIYPSHLEEMFVKGTGSGGQKVNKTNNCVIIKYKNNQNNNIIIKCHKYRCLQNNRIYARELLYKKITSLKEKAQREIIHKEEKEKRKVLQLSEKEKNESINFKKRRSEIKKDRQKRIKYDDIY from the exons ATGatgttttttttgttgactctcctttttctttattacaataatttaatatatgtagaTACTATAAACACatcaataaatatacaaaag TATGctaattttattattcctacatttaataataaaaggaCTACCGTGGTAGTAGAACGCAAGGCATATTTAAACACACTCTCAAAAAACAATTTTGAAGtcatacaaaaaaaattagaagACATAGGAATATATCCTAGTCACTTAGAAGAAATGTTTGTGAAAGGTACTGGTTCAGGTGGACAAAAAGTTAATAAAACTAATAACTGTGttatcataaaatataagaataatcaaaataataatataattataaaatgtcACAAGTACAG GTGCTTACAAAACAATCGTATTTACGCACgagaattattatataagaaaattaCTTCCTTAAAAGAAAAAGCACAACGAGAAATAATACACAAGGAAGAg aAGGAGAAAAGAAAAGTTTTACAACTCAgtgaaaaagaaaaaaacgaatctataaattttaaaaaaagaagatcagaaattaaaaaggaCAGACAAAAACgtataaaatatgatgaCATATATTGA
- a CDS encoding heat shock protein 40 → MLALRILRRKVCGEHFLFERSFFTQSIKEKNGCIVTRYDKNKLLFYYKRNINTSRKCLNQDPYTVLGLSRNATTNDIKKQFRLLAKKYHPDINPSPDAKQKMASITAAYELLSDPKKKEFYDKTGMTDDSNYQNHSSNFEGAFSGFGDASFMFTDFAEMFTNMAGGNKNTSTRGEDIQSEITLKFMEAIKGCEKNIRLNVKVSCNNCNGSGKKPGTNLTICKVCNGSGIQRMERGPIIIGVPCRNCSGNGQIINNPCKFCSGSGVKFQTKNITLDIPPGIKKGMQMRIPNQGHCGYRGGKSGHLFVTINIEPHKIFKWVDDNIYVDVPLTIKQCLLGGLVTVPTLNGDMDLLIKPKTYPNSEKILKGKGPCKVDSHNNGDLIIKFSLKIPEKLTPRQVELIEEFNRIELNLPNPQSNVKRKNVYEAKGNMNENICSMNNVNNVNSMNYTYNNLKGCDGDTSNDQAKSIKNPNWNNEKKLNMKSNHINEKSNSKNASHIDAKKNEENILNDEKKKIKKNIPEPPLPHTKKIVNNLENKNSCNIPIPPPPPKSSSKPISENQNISNREQNGITNNSAKLDNNINMNYSYDPYKNVTQNNLNNNDNMKNKIYNDNTNINDNHIFQNHNINQQQFHCGDNSTENNNESDTNATSTFSFAKKWISDKLKPKN, encoded by the coding sequence ATGTTAGCTTTAAGAATATTAAGAAGAAAGGTATGTGGTGAACATTTCCTTTTTGAAAGGTCATTTTTCACACAGTCcataaaagaaaagaatGGATGTATAGTAACCAgatatgataaaaataaattattgttttattataaaagaaatataaatacatcAAGAAAATGTTTAAATCAAGATCCTTATACAGTTTTAGGTTTATCTAGAAATGCTACAacaaatgatataaaaaaacaatttCGTTTATTAGCCAAAAAATATCATCCAGATATTAACCCATCTCCAGATGCAAAACAAAAAATGGCTAGTATTACTGCAGcatatgaattattatcaGATCCTAAAAAGAAAGAATTTTATGACAAAACAGGAATGACTGATGATTCAAATTATCAAAATCATTCATCTAATTTTGAAGGAGCTTTTTCAGGATTTGGAGATGCATCCTTTATGTTTACAGATTTTGCAGAGATGTTTACAAATATGGCAGgaggaaataaaaatacatcAACAAGAGGTGAGGATATACAAAGTGAAATAACTTTAAAATTTATGGAGGCTATTAAAGGAtgtgaaaaaaatattagaTTAAATGTAAAAGTATCATGTAATAATTGTAATGGATCTGGTAAAAAACCAGGTACTAATTTAACTATATGTAAAGTGTGTAACGGTTCAGGTATTCAACGTATGGAAAGGGGACCTATAATAATTGGAGTGCCATGTAGAAACTGTTCAGGTAATGGTCAAATCATAAATAACCCATGTAAATTTTGCTCAGGTAGCGGTGTGAAATTtcaaacaaaaaatataacattaGATATACCTCCAGgaattaaaaaaggaatGCAAATGAGAATTCCAAATCAAGGTCATTGTGGATATAGAGGAGGAAAAAGTGGTCACTTATTTGTTACAATAAATATTGAACCccataaaatatttaaatgggtagatgataatatatatgttgatGTACCTTTAACAATTAAACAATGTTTATTAGGGGGTCTAGTTACTGTGCCTACATTAAATGGTGATATGGATCTTCTTATTAAACCTAAAACCTATCCAAATTctgaaaaaatattaaaaggAAAAGGTCCATGTAAAGTAGATTCTCATAATAATGGAGATTTAATCATAAAATTTAGTTTGAAAATACCAGAAAAATTAACACCTAGACAAGTTGAATTAATTGAAGAATTTAATCGAATAGAATTGAACTTACCTAACCCCCAAAGTAATGTAAAACgaaaaaatgtatatgaAGCAAAAGGGAATatgaatgaaaatatatgttcTATGAATAATGTGAATAATGTGAATAGTATgaattatacatataataatttgaaGGGGTGTGATGGTGATACCTCAAATGATCAAGCCAAAAGTATCAAAAACCCAAATTGgaataatgaaaaaaaattaaatatgaaaagTAATCACATAAATGAAAAATCAAATTCGAAGAATGCTTCTCATATTGatgcaaaaaaaaatgaggAAAATATActaaatgatgaaaaaaaaaaaattaagaaaaatattccAGAACCACCTTTGCCacacacaaaaaaaattgttaataatttagaaaataaaaattcatGTAATATACCTATTCCACCTCCACCACCCAAATCCTCTTCAAAGCCTATATCagaaaatcaaaatatttcaaataGAGAACAAAATGGTATTACAAATAATAGTGCCAAGTTAGataacaatattaatatgaactattcatatgatccttataaaaatgttacacaaaataatttaaataataatgataatatgaaaaataaaatctATAATGACAATACAAACATAAATgataatcatatatttcaaaatcataatattaacCAACAACAATTTCATTGTGGAGATAATTCAActgaaaataataatgaaagTGATACTAATGCTACTTCAACCTTTTCCTTTGCAAAAAAATGGATATCTGATAAGTTAAAGCCAAAAAattga
- a CDS encoding putative zinc finger protein yields the protein MSEHINFIESNNNNNNINNNIQNNSVNNISILTHNTNVNISSKVDNNVCDVKNIYNIKKEDVIIEEYMDINKSSTINLDHNKQVNIYIENSDLNKKIYTCHTCNIQIYNYSFFRYHFKSEWHKYNLKRKLLNLHCVNEYVFNEKLKNLKKNEDQENQKKDKRENQGSHLSHKKHNASNKKKKEKNIANFNNVNINNNMIYNEDNYNNHITKCNNDINGHISNTNISSTPNNNNNNNNNNISSNSIKYATKENVLLTKNVKYDNPAVCFFDNRIFNSIEENIKHMNDNYTFYIPDLKYVTNVKKILITIGKKIYEENICIYCFKYAKCVKSLQAHMICKSHTKIHTNFMVYIQKYYDFSKTYVDLLNKYINNKQDKKLLLYMLNHEQNKDQQLEINDKENNLSDNDKENNLSDNDKENSNVITKNKTSNHTENNSDDDTNDSYILKKENNEDTSLSNSYDNNDNSSDDNNSDDYKIKETDLNKNIDYNKIYQVLEEFGYIKPELNEYNNLILPDGSEAINRKLAYIFKQKLPLENKTNLSYKYNQIDLLKNKKDKHLQQRKYKYYIDIMKKYNLNLNLKTNNLNKFYKSDSIFFL from the coding sequence atGAGTGAACATATAAACTTTATAGAGAgcaacaacaacaataataatatcaataaCAACATACAGAATAATAGtgtgaataatatatctattcTGACACATAACACAAATGTGAATATATCATCAAAGGTAGATAATAATGTATGCGATgtgaaaaatatttataatataaaaaaagaagatgTTATAATTGAAGAGTATATGGATATTAATAAGAGTAGTACAATAAATCTAGATCATAATAAACAagttaatatatatattgaaaatagCGATCttaataagaaaatatatacatgtcATACATgtaatatacaaatatataattattctttttttcgTTATCATTTTAAATCAGAATGgcataaatataatttgaaaagaaaattattaaatttacATTGTGTAAATGAATATGTTTTcaatgaaaaattaaaaaatttaaaaaaaaatgaagatcaagagaatcaaaaaaaagacaaaAGAGAAAATCAAGGTAGCCACTTGAGTCATAAAAAGCATAACGcaagtaataaaaaaaaaaaggaaaaaaatattgcgaattttaataatgttaatattaataataatatgatttacaatgaagataattataataatcatataaccaaatgtaataatgatataaatggACATATTAgtaatacaaatatttcatctaccccaaataataataataataataataataataatatatcgAGCAACAGTATAAAATATGCTACAAAAGAAAATGTTCTTTTAACAAAAAATGTGAAATATGATAATCCAGCTGTTTGTTTTTTTGATAATCGTATTTTTAATTCCatagaagaaaatataaaacatatgAATGATAATTATACCTTTTATATTCCTgatttaaaatatgtaaccaatgtgaaaaaaattcttaTAACTATTggaaagaaaatatatgaagaaaatatatgtatctATTGTTTTAAATATGCTAAATGTGTTAAATCATTACAAGCACATATGATTTGTAAAAGTCATACAAAGATACATACTAATTTTATGGtttatattcaaaaatattatgacTTCTCAAAAACATATGTggatttattaaataaatatattaataataaacaagACAAAAAATTACTCCTCTATATGTTAAATcatgaacaaaataaagatCAACAATTagaaataaatgataaGGAAAATAATCTTAGTGATAATGATAAGGAAAATAATCTTAGTGATAATGATAAGGAAAATTCCAATGttattacaaaaaataaaacttCTAATCATACAGAGAATAATTCTGATGATGATACTAATGAtagttatatattaaaaaaagaaaataacGAAGATACATCTTTATCAAACTcttatgataataatgataatagTAGTGATGATAACAATAGCGACgattataaaataaaagaaacagatctaaataaaaatattgactataataaaatttatcAAGTATTAGAAGAATTTGGTTATATCAAACCAgaattaaatgaatataacAATTTAATTTTACCAGATGGTTCAGAAGCCATCAATAGAAAACTTGCCTACATATTTAAACAAAAACTACCCTtggaaaataaaacaaacctttcttacaaatataatcaaatcgatcttttaaaaaataaaaaagacAAACACTTACAACAAcgtaaatataaatattatattgatattatgaagaaatataatttaaatttaaatttgAAGACAAACAATTTGAACAAGTTTTACAAAAGTGATTCGATCTTCTTCCTCTAA
- a CDS encoding putative actin-like protein (part of same gene as PGSY75_0409900B~gap found within coding sequence), whose protein sequence is MEEEENIPVIILDPGSWKIKIGFAKDDLPNDEIPCVYIEKISDISKDIKFGIEAVEDYMRIRYSHTTSHTIKENSSDHKE, encoded by the exons ATGGAAGAGGAAGAAAATATTCCTGTAATAATTTTAGACCCAGGTTCATG gaaaataaaaattggTTTTGCCAAGGATGATTTACCTAACGATGAAATTCCTTGTGTATATATTga aAAGATTTCTGATATATCAAAAGACataaaa TTTGGTATTGAAGCTGTTGAAGATTACATGAGAATTAGATATAGCCACACAACATCTCATACAATAAAAGAAAACAGTTCTGACCATAAAGAAG
- a CDS encoding replication protein A1, large subunit yields the protein MSKNEEILSKATPNFIYKFFTEPNSQESLNWLNGEINLICFSQMNAGANQTFLKVIDGSIPPQYYAIVHLGIEENNNTISYVKKIISIENFSITNYYGKLFILAKKVTVYLNIDHFDIEDLFKKYHLQSISYFLLNSKNENNSRENYARIANESNNNVNSVNNNSTYSACSGSLPGYTNRDENKSREYYNRSNDDTNNDVNIKDNYYHNNNHNHNSNNNHNGNNNHINNHNNNHNNNHNNHNNNHNNHNRGENWEQLRENYKSNEYYNNNEKTYNHNTYNRQNNEHVMKEDNNKSFMTPAHVNDDNRIDKKPNYIDNTIDKQNRGKFVYKENPNISNYNSNVDDYENKNDLHRSFSSQKSTNTYNKGPSEYNRNNMCYENNSPGNESYNKNIRSHNNENNNYYYHNNNNNNNNYHHNNNMNTNPRHATHNQPYDYNNHSRNYDNKNDESSKMYVNSNCVPHATNIVKLNRCDESLHERYFSIDNNNNNMNSMNSISNNNNNNSVVMGHPSGSYNHENDPNNNHNNNNNNNSCSSKHNNYHTYDRYVNPANHHQNYNNKDEYTYTNNDDSHIKIRKEDIGSNQELRDYNYNENNMNIIRKDEKMMKDKTLNRNNRKSTPYQNNAVIKMTDGILMQINKLSQYSSKWIIKARVQSKDNIRRYTSGSKEGQVFNIELCDEDGEIKANFFGKAVDKWYDFIEVGKIYKIGKGIIKVANKKFNTLNHDYEITLDENSLIEILDEENENIPKYNYNFISIDNIKNMNTGSFVDIMAIVLNYQEKMQIFVKKTGQYKDKRDVILIDESFETIPVTLWEKNACIIDEMNLRDNCIVCFKYLKIGEWQGKKLESHARTKIEINPSNIEKAYTLKNWWINNKKIICNSINKSSNFINIDTQKTIQEIKKDVNLANEDTLSGKGIMFTTYGFIDQIYNNMPVYSACPDCNKKMISNSVEENEYEPSSNLLEETMYCAKCNKNNIPVYNYYINLKITDSTDSIRASAFANCAKIIMNGLSADEYMKLRQEYILQENIENFDIIEKIKLNEFFFRIKVYMTSHMDELKKNYTIIDIAPVGKLLIDNCKYLIKSIKNLTSKRDIDQEE from the coding sequence ATGAGCAAGAACGAAGAGATATTATCCAAGGCAACTCCcaattttatttacaaaTTTTTTACAGAGCCCAATTCTCAAGAATCATTAAATTGGTTGAATGGAGAAATAAATTTGATATGCTTTAGTCAAATGAATGCAGGAGCAAATCAgacatttttaaaagtaaTAGATGGATCGATACCTCCACAATATTATGCTATAGTTCATTTAGGAattgaagaaaataataatacaatatcttatgtaaagaaaataattagTATTGAAAACTTTTCTAtaacaaattattatgGCAAATTATTTATCTTAGCAAAAAAAGTTACagtatatttaaatattgatcattttgatatagaggatttatttaaaaaatatcatttacaaagtatatcatattttttattaaattctaaaaatgaaaataattcaaGAGAAAACTATGCTCGTATAGCAAATGAGAGTAACAATAATGTGAATAGTGtcaataataatagtacATATAGTGCTTGTAGTGGCAGTCTTCCAGGATATACTAACAgagatgaaaataaatcTAGAGAGTATTATAATCGTTCAAATGATGACACTAATAATGATGTTAATATAAAGGATAATTACTATCacaataataatcataatcacaatagtaataataatcacaatggtaataataatcatattaataatcataataataatcataataataatcataataatcataataataatcataataatcataatagGGGAGAAAATTGGGAACAGCTCAGAGAGAATTATAAATCcaatgaatattataataataatgaaaaaacaTATAACCATAATACTTATAACAGACAAAACAACGAACATGTTATGAAAGAAgacaataataaaagttTTATGACACCTGCTCATGTTAATGACGATAATAGAATAGACAAAAAACcaaattatatagataataCTATAGATAAACAAAATCGAGGTAAATTTGTTTATAAAGAAAATCCTAATATATCTAATTATAATTCGAATGTAGATgattatgaaaataaaaatgatttaCATAGATCATTTTCATCACAAAAAAGTACTAATACTTATAATAAAGGACCTTCTGAatataatagaaataatatgtgttatgaaaataattctCCAGGTAATGAAtcttataataaaaatattagatcccataataatgaaaataataattattattatcataataataataataataataataattaccatcataataataatatgaatacaAATCCTAGACACGCGACTCATAACCAACCATATGATTATAACAACCATAGTAgaaattatgataataaaaatgacGAATCGTCAAAAATGTATGTGAATTCTAATTGTGTACCTCATGCAACTAACATTGTAAAATTAAATAGATGTGATGAATCATTACATGAGCGATATTTTTCTATagacaataataataataatatgaatagtATGAATAGTataagtaataataataataataatagtgtGGTTATGGGCCACCCCAGCGGCAGCTACAATCATGAAAACGATCCAAATAACAATcacaataataataataataataatagttGTAGTAgtaaacataataattatcatacTTATGATAGATATGTGAATCCAGCTAACCATCATCagaattataataataaagatgaaTATACATACACAAATAATGACGATAGTCATATtaaaataagaaaagaAGATATAGGAAGTAACCAAGAATTAAGAgattataattataatgaaaataatatgaatattataagaaaggatgaaaaaatgatgaagGATAAAACATTAAATAGAAATAACAGGAAGAGTACTCCTTATCAAAATAATGCCGTTATAAAAATGACAGATGGTATATTAATgcaaataaataaattatcaCAATATTCATCTAAATGGATTATTAAGGCTAGAGTTCAATcaaaagataatataagaAGATATACATCTGGAAGTAAAGAAGGACAAGTATTTAACATTGAATTGTGTGATGAAGATGGTGAAATAAAAGCAAATTTTTTTGGAAAGGCTGTTGACAAATGGTATGATTTTATAGAAGTTGGAAAGATTTATAAAATTGGTAAAGgtataataaaagtagcaaataaaaaatttaatacTTTAAATCATGATTATGAAATTACTTTAGATGAGAATTCTttaatagaaatattagatgaagaaaatgaaaatattccaaaatataattataattttatatctatagataatataaaaaatatgaatacTGGTTCATTTGTAGATATTATGGCTATTGTATTAAATTATCAAGAAAAAATGCAAAtatttgttaaaaaaactggacaatataaagataaaagAGATGTCATATTAATAGATGAAAGCTTTGAAACTATACCTGTAACTTTGTGGGAAAAAAATGCATGCATAATTGATGAAATGAATTTAAGAGATAATTGTATTGTATGctttaaatatttaaaaatagGTGAATGGCaaggaaaaaaattagaatCACATGCACGTACAAAAATTGAAATTAATCCTAGCAATATAGAAAAAGCATATACTCTAAAAAATTGGTGgattaataataaaaaaattatttgtaaTTCTATAAACAAAAGTtcaaattttattaatatagaTACACAAAAAACTATAcaagaaattaaaaaagatgTAAATCTAGCAAATGAAGATACATTATCTGGTAAAGGTATTATGTTCACAACTTATGGTTTTATAGATcaaatttataataatatgcCAGTATATTCAGCATGTCCAGattgtaataaaaaaatgataagTAATTCAGTCgaagaaaatgaatatGAACCTTCTTCAAACTTATTAGAAGAAACTATGTATTGTGCAAAgtgtaataaaaataatatacctgtctataattattatattaatcTAAAAATTACAGATAGTACTGATTCTATAAGAGCTTCCGCATTTGCTAATTGTGctaaaattattatgaacGGATTATCAGCTGATGAATATATGAAACTAAGACAAGAATATATACTACaagaaaatattgaaaactttgatattatagaaaaaatcAAATTAAACGAATTCTTTTTTCGTATTAAAGTATATATGACATCTCATATGGATGAgttgaaaaaaaattacacAATCATAGATATTGCTCCAGTTGGGAAACTTCTTATAGATAACTGTAAGTACCTTATCAAATCTATAAAAAATCTAACCTCTAAAAGGGACATAGACCAGGAAGAATAA
- a CDS encoding putative actin-like protein (part of same gene as PGSY75_0409900A~gap found within coding sequence), with translation DVLEIYNYLINKLNINTDKYNILIVIPECAEKLFLSNILRWAFKIHHFMSISFIYNSLAATYYYGIKTALVVDIGESGSRVTPVAENHGIFLDFIKNNEISGYLINKYISNFVKIDESYIDYILIQDYKERNSYVSLDVDKNIKMYSECNGLIKPYKIPYTNIYIDPKSEILSHEIFFQPEFLAHMPGNFFKQNIISLSQLIFEAVSSCPIDLRKQFFDNIILIGGVSNCINFSQRLKKELLHILKEKNYSENTNIHIKKFRMSHISSYLGGNKYSKILYHNKKKWVTRHEYHDSNKNQIIQKLLMWANIL, from the exons ATGATGTACTTGAAATATACAATTATCTgataaat aaattaaatataaataccGATAAGtataacattttaataGTTATCCCAGAATGTGcagaaaaattatttttgtcCAATATATTAAGATGGGCATTTAAAATTCATCACTTCATGTctatatcatttatttataattcaCTAGCAGCAACATATTATTACGGAATAAAAACAG cCCTTGTAGTCGATATAGGAGAAAGCGGAAGTAGGGTTACACCCGTTGCTGAAAATCATGGCATTTTTTTGGactttataaaaaataatgaaatcAGTGGATActtaataaataaatatatttcaaacTTTGTTAAAATTGATGAAAGTTATATAGATTATATTCTCATACAAGATTATAAAGAAAGGAATAGCTATGTTAGTCTTGATgttgataaaaatataaaaatgtatagTGAATGTAACGGTCTTATCAAACCATATAAAATACCTTACActaatatttatatagatCCTAAAAGTGAAATATTAAGTcatgaaatattttttcaacCAGAATTTTTGGCACATATGCCAGGAAATTTCtttaaacaaaatattatatcattaagTCAACTAATTTTTGAAGCCGTTTCTTCTTGTCCTATTGATTTAAGAAAACAATTctttgataatattattttaatagGAGGTGTTTCCAATTGTATTAATTTTAGTCAaagattaaaaaaagaattattacacatattaaaagaaaaaaattatagtgaaaatacaaatatacatattaaaaaatttagaATGTCTCATATTTCCTCTTATTTAGGAGGAAACAAATATAGTAAAATACTATAccataataaaaaaaaatgggTAACCAGGCATGAATATCATgattcaaataaaaatcaaataatacaaaaacTTTTAATGTGGGCTAATATTTTATAG